Within Topomyia yanbarensis strain Yona2022 chromosome 2, ASM3024719v1, whole genome shotgun sequence, the genomic segment CAATTGTGGTGTTGGGTTACAAACTGGCGTGAAAGGAATGTAAGTATAGTTTTATATTTACTATCCTATGTACTAAATCGTAATTTTTACTTCCCGCGATAGAATCTGGTTAATGCATCAATACTGCCCTGTGAAACAAACGATAACGTTGTCTTAAGCACGCAGACACAAAACAAAAAGACCTCGGATCTTTCCCTAACAGCGAATGATTTTGGCAAGGATTCCATCGCAATGAACGACGCCCGCCTGGAGGTGAGACCAACATACGATTCACAATTCACAAATCAAAACAGActattttatcaacattttcagcCATATAAGTCACCGGTAGCTACCACCGGAACTGAGGACAATTTTTATATGCGTTCTTTTCTTTCTCAAGATGAGAGCTGTGATAATTCTAAAACAGAGGTGGAATTGTACACAACCAAACGATACCGAAAATAGCtcaagtttgtttttttttctcaggaAACACAAACGATTCACCAAGCAGACATTTCGGATTACTTCAGAACCGAACAAGTAGAAGATGTTTCTGAATGTGTTGAAGATAATACAAATTCAAACGAACAGGTTGAGGTCCGACAGAACAAGGTATTTGTAAATAcagttgcttctctaatcttccggtcatcacatcgcatgctttggtattgttagtatgaataacaaacatgaagatgtgacacaaggcgccaacagcgcactaaaatcctgtcaatcctatttttcattggattgtctgctctaaatatatcaccaggggaccattcataaatgatgttggatattgacaataggggaagagcgtcacgtaacgagataaaaaataaaaatgaattttagacgtatcagcggatcagggataaaaaaaaacgaacaacattgcttatgaatggcccccacacaaagaatattccataacgaatatcacgtaacatcggtgacagagcattgggatcaaggccaagtcccccctgggtcgtgcaaaactgagaagcaacatcaatttaggcacagatagcagacgtccatttattttcattttgttttcttttgtcttttcatttgtttctcctgcTATGATGTCTAAATCGATCGAGCGTGTCGACCAAGGAAACCGAAAGCCAGTGGCCCAAACAGACCAGGAACAGGAGggaggactacgaacaagggAACGGACAACTGAGGAGAAATCGTTTACctatttattataactacgatactaatcacaattattttgcttttcttgtttcgtttcagcaaaccaaaatctaaacggactagcacatacgaacagttaggctttgtaggttctcatcttgacagagtctagatgggcggatgaacgtctgccagagggtgggctgagaaatgacaatgacactgtacgagatggcgctgggcctgtggccttcgactggcatggtccattctcattgattcggaagtcttcttggctggttggtagatatgtgctcctacttgcaagttgatcaattcgcttgggtgggggacatgtagatcctactagttgtcgactcttttgatcgtgagtataaggctagttcaggaaaggagtgcaggactggcacctaagagatagttaattattcaggatttgttcttatgattattaaactcgatcaagcacaccggctctcagaaatgataagcaaccctttcggtgtggtctgttcgagtcgaaccaggcggacattcgttTCGAGCAAACTTCATGTGGAGAAATATTgcttacgcctttattggcagagattctttttaacgaaatcctaaaataccttcactggtatagctactcaggataataataatagaaaaattaagggtttgcctggtccataatgtaatgaaaatgtatattgactagaacagggataattgagttatgttataagatagagaagaagCAGCACAGTTgtaagatagagaagaaacagcacagttgaaggaaaagtattcgcgagtaaggactaatactgctaatagtcgattgatctgcttcggacctaggagacaaaaaggagattaggaagagacagaagcggattcaatgcgaaatttgccaatatgacgttgaccccaaggcgatggtaggatgattttccataggatgacagactagatgacacgacgttacacgctctgaacttgcgccaaatagtttgtattcgattgatccgcttctgacctaggggacccatgaggagatcaggaagaaaatagaagcggaatcaaggcgaagttttaattgcatcactgacgacttagcacgcgttgttaggagcagGATACATTGGACCAGACAAAATAGAGAACTTGACGTTACACACTTCGAGACAAACAGGCGCAAAATTTAGTCCTCCTCCCGAGGACCGGTGTTTATTTGGCGGACAGTCGCTAATCCttccgattttgcaaattttgtctcgcgggacggaccgagatccctcaagctataagctgcagtcctatcagcccgttaaaaaaaaaaaaaatatcatttcaGGAGactatttatttctttatacaAATGAAAACTGAACCTAGCTGTTTTGTACATAACATTCGAAAGAAATCATCgatgaaattttatttgaaatagtttttaggttctttttccaacattatattaatttataaatggtataatCTTCGATTTCATTTTTAGCTGGACATTGATTATAAGAAACTAGGTTTGGGTGACCCAAACGAGGCGTGCAAAAAATGGAATTCCCTATTCCAACCCATTGCAAAATACGTTGCTAAACACGCCAAGGATCCTTCATCGAAAGAGCTGATCCGCGACATCCAAGATCAACAGCATTCTCTTGGTAAGacattaaaaacaaaatttctcCTGTTGGCTTTCAGGCATTTTATTTAGGCATCAGGGAATACGTGTTGTTTAGTTcatctatttttgttttgatgtcATGGACCGAAAACAGACTTGGtttcagaaaatagtatttCACGGAGCCAACGATTTTTCGATATATTCATGTCCGCGGCTCAAGTTTTGATTCACTCCGAAGGATGTACTGTAAGATCTTTTATTATGCTTGTTTCCATATTTGCCATCATTTCAGCAAACTGTGAGTAACGAGAAGTATAAAAATTAGATACTTAATAAGCTTCAATACCAAACAAATCTCACCTGTTTTCTGTGGTTTGAACAATTAAAAGTTTAAAACTAACACTAACTTTGTTAATCTGTAAAATAGTTTTCACTATCAGATTCTCGTTAACACTAATAAAATTACTTATAATATCCAAAATAAACCGACTGATAAAAAACAGCCTACTACTATGTTCACATTAGCACTGATATCAAGTGACATACGGATTACCTTGATATCCGACGATATTAAGTGCCATATTACTTGATATCCCATACAACTCGAATGTTATCTCATATCATCATTTATGTGTGATATCCGGGATATCATGAATCAAATCAAGTCAAATTGTCAAAAGTGGCGACTGGCAACACGGATAGCGGCATTGAACGCACTCATTTGCGAAATGTCATTTTGAAAATTCAGTGGTTCGCAGCAACCGATCACAGTTTTTGCACATAAGAAAAAACAACAATACATAACTATGGCTACAGACTCAAGCCAAAAGTGTTACACAATCTCGGTATCGGAACACTGGCAAAGAGACGGTTCGAAGCACCATTAGAACCATCAATCTTGGTTTCCAGGTAAGTAGCCttccaaatttttcaattgaTTCAATCAATTGAATAAAAATCTTTCGATGTGAATTCTTCCAGCCGCGATGAACACTCGTCGAAACGAGATGACAAGTCGTGCGATGCATATACATATCACTACAAGTTTCGCCGAGCGGACAATTTTGGGCCTAGCGAAAGTAGTGTCGATAATCACTATCCGGACCAATCCCTATCGGTAATGTTGGTGATTATCGTGGAAACGATGGTCCTAATGGTGATCAAATCCTACACATAAAGAATGCTTCACAAATGGATTATGGATCTCATCCGAGTCAGTTCATGGGGGTGGTGATGGCGGTAGTGTATGTTCACTTGATGATAAAGCACGGCTGTATCAAGACGTTTCGACAAGGTCCGGTACTAACAAGAACACACGGCGACAGTGTATGTTGAATCAGTTAACATTTGCGTCTCCGTGACACCTTTCACTCATCAACCCAGGTGCCTGATTGGCTCCAGTCCAAACAACTGTCAACCGAATTCAACCAAACCACCCGCAAACGATCGGGAATTTATTCATGTTTCTCAGGTTGTACATGTTCGACAGGTCAGCCAACCGACTTCGGAAATACACGAAAATTTCGTGCGGTCAGTTTGAGGGTCAATTATGCTACCTTCATTAAGCCTTCAACATCCAGCTTTAATTCTGGCATCACCACAACATGTAAATGATCAAAACTcatatgcaatcactttgaagtCATGGGACAGCAACGGCCACATCCGGGCATCCCGGAACCGGTTCCGGGGGATCTCGTAGATCCGAAATGCGCCACCTTTACCAAAAGGAACATCAAATACTACACATTCTCATGAAGAACACAACGATGCAAATTGCACACCAGTAGACCATTCCTTAATCCCTTCGGAAGCATCCGAGAGATCCAGGAATTGATCCCGAGGGACCCCCTGGGACCGGCCTCCGGAAACAATAAACCCCATCCGTGAAACAATTGGACCAACATACACCTATCGtacggcacatcaaattacatcagcgTGTTGATCTATGAACAATCACGTTTAAGGTAAGCTGGATAGACTGAAACAAGGGTGGGTTCCGGTTCCTCAGGTCaaacatttttgatgaataTTCCTGTCGTGCggtacatcaaattacatcagctcGACAATCTATGAACAATACTAGCACGTTTGAAGCCATTCGAGCTCATGAGAACACTTTACGACCGGTTCGGAATATTCCGGAATCCTGTAaggaccaaacatttttggtgaatagGAATGTTTGTACCGAAGTATCGGACCACGGAATAACCGAACCGATCGTACAGTGTCCCCGTGTGTTCAGATAACCTACAACAGAATTGCATGGTTTAAGGATCATCAAACTGATGTTACTCTATGTGCCGCATGACAAGCAcattcaccaaaaatgtttaATCCGAACAACCGGATCACGAAATAATCGGAACCAGTCGTAAACTTGCCTGTGTGTCCGTATGATCCCAAACGAAATCACAATGTTCATAGATCATGAATGTAATGATGTTATTTGATGTGCCGCACGACAGGTATATGTTGGTCCAACCATTTCACAGACAAGGCCTGCTAGTTCCGGAAACCGGTCCCAGGAAGTCCCTCGTAATCGGCTCCTAGATGTCCCGGATGCTTCCGAAAAAGTCCAGGAATAGTCTACTAGTGTCCAACTTTCATCGTTGTGCACTCTTCATGAGAATCTGTAGCATTTGATACGCCTTTTGGTAAAGTTGGCGCATTTCGGATTTTTCTGGTCCCCCGTAACCTGCTCCAGAATGCCCGGACATGGCCATTACCATCCCAACATAAGCTCGAAGGGTTCACACTTGAGTTTTGACCATGTGCATGCCACAGTAATACCAGCCCCAAGGCAGGAGTTGAAAACTTAATGAAAATAGCATAAACGACCCTCGGACAGACCCCAACGAAT encodes:
- the LOC131682942 gene encoding uncharacterized protein LOC131682942, translated to MENIVLDELMLIADFLSEAPAICLDIFKGAGIKTMNLITFNESEFAAAISATSNTTFEVSQLWCWVTNWRERNNLVNASILPCETNDNVVLSTQTQNKKTSDLSLTANDFGKDSIAMNDARLEPYKSPVATTGTEDNFYMRSFLSQDESCDNSKTEETQTIHQADISDYFRTEQVEDVSECVEDNTNSNEQVEVRQNKLDIDYKKLGLGDPNEACKKWNSLFQPIAKYVAKHAKDPSSKELIRDIQDQQHSLGKTPSCS